A stretch of Helicobacter pylori oki112 DNA encodes these proteins:
- a CDS encoding 4Fe-4S dicluster-binding protein: MKDWNEFEMGAVLFPFEKNAQSEMEKHNDERHYTEQSYFTTSVAHWRVAKPVHNNNICINCFNCWVYCPDAAILSREGKLKGVDYSHCKGCGVCVDVCPTNPKSLWMFEEQIDPASALTQWPQKQEKKKS; this comes from the coding sequence ATGAAAGATTGGAATGAATTTGAAATGGGAGCGGTGCTCTTCCCTTTTGAAAAAAACGCACAAAGCGAAATGGAAAAACACAATGATGAGCGCCATTACACCGAGCAAAGCTACTTCACCACTTCAGTGGCTCATTGGCGCGTGGCTAAGCCTGTGCATAACAATAACATTTGCATCAATTGCTTTAATTGTTGGGTTTATTGCCCAGACGCTGCTATTCTTTCAAGAGAGGGCAAGTTAAAAGGTGTGGATTATTCTCATTGTAAAGGCTGTGGCGTGTGTGTGGATGTCTGCCCCACCAACCCCAAATCGCTATGGATGTTTGAAGAACAAATTGATCCTGCTAGCGCCCTCACTCAATGGCCGCAAAAACAAGAAAAGAAAAAATCGTAA
- a CDS encoding glucokinase — protein MPKTETYPRLLADIGGTNARFGLEVAPRQIECIEVLPCKDFESLSDAVRFYLSKCKESLKLHPIYGSFAVATPIMGDFVQMTNNHWTFSIETTRQCLDLKKLLVINDFVAQAYAISAMQENDLAQIGGIKCEINAPKAILGPGTGLGVSTLIQNSDGSLKVLPGEGGHVSFAPFDDLEILVWQYARSKFNHVSAERFLSGSGLVLIYEALSKRKGLEKVAKLSKAELTPQIISERALNGDYPICRLTLDTFCSMLGTLAADVALTLGARGGVYLCGGIIPRFIDYFKTSPFRARFETKGRMGAFLASIPVHVVLKKTPGLDGAGIALENYLLHDKI, from the coding sequence ATGCCAAAAACTGAAACTTACCCAAGACTATTAGCCGATATTGGCGGCACGAACGCGCGCTTTGGTTTAGAAGTCGCCCCACGACAGATTGAATGCATTGAAGTCTTGCCATGTAAAGATTTTGAAAGCTTGAGCGATGCGGTGCGATTCTATCTTTCCAAATGCAAAGAAAGCCTTAAACTGCACCCTATTTATGGCTCTTTTGCTGTGGCTACGCCCATTATGGGAGATTTTGTCCAAATGACTAACAACCATTGGACTTTTTCTATTGAAACGACACGGCAATGTTTGGATTTAAAAAAATTGCTTGTTATCAACGATTTTGTCGCGCAAGCCTATGCCATTAGCGCGATGCAAGAAAACGATTTGGCTCAAATAGGCGGGATTAAGTGCGAAATCAACGCTCCTAAAGCGATTTTAGGGCCAGGAACTGGGCTTGGGGTAAGCACTCTTATCCAAAACAGCGATGGCTCTTTAAAAGTCTTGCCCGGTGAAGGGGGGCATGTGAGCTTTGCCCCTTTTGATGATTTAGAAATTTTAGTGTGGCAATACGCCCGCTCTAAATTCAATCATGTGAGCGCGGAAAGGTTTTTGAGCGGGAGCGGTTTGGTGTTGATTTATGAAGCCCTGTCTAAACGCAAAGGCTTAGAAAAAGTGGCGAAGTTAAGCAAGGCTGAATTAACCCCACAAATCATTAGCGAACGCGCTTTGAATGGGGATTACCCTATATGCCGATTGACTTTGGACACTTTTTGCTCCATGCTAGGCACGCTCGCTGCTGATGTGGCTCTCACTTTGGGGGCTAGGGGGGGCGTGTATTTGTGTGGGGGGATTATCCCACGATTCATTGATTATTTTAAGACTTCGCCCTTTAGAGCGCGTTTTGAAACGAAAGGACGCATGGGAGCGTTTCTCGCTTCTATCCCTGTGCATGTCGTGCTGAAAAAAACTCCGGGACTTGATGGGGCGGGCATTGCGTTAGAGAATTATTTACTGCATGATAAGATATAG
- a CDS encoding glycosyltransferase family 8 protein, translating to MTSASNHSFKEQDFHIPIAFAFDKNYLIPAGACLYSLLESIAKANKKIRYTLHALVVGLNEEDKAKLHQITEPFKEFAALEVKDIEPFLDTIPNPFDEDFTKRFSKMVLVKYFLADLFPKYSKMVWSDVDVIFCNEFSADFLNIKEDDENYFYGVLEVEKHHMMEGFLFCNLDYQRKKNFTLRMHEILKGNEAKGELDFTKWCWPNMKALGIEYCVFPYYYTIKDFSNAYLNENYKKTILEVRENPTIIHYDAWWGAVKPWDYPFGLKADLWLNALAKTPFMSDYTKKMHTNESFYTTKMAEQHYFSSVKSSKEIVFKAPYLFFKSYLFVVFKERKIHSRAFELTCNLVKKFFNKLIYFGFFMPKALAKRVVSKILRVLGLHGIVKKILIKLLKKG from the coding sequence ATGACTTCAGCTTCAAATCATTCTTTCAAAGAACAAGATTTTCATATTCCTATCGCTTTTGCTTTTGATAAGAATTACCTCATTCCTGCGGGCGCGTGTCTTTATTCCTTGCTAGAAAGCATCGCTAAAGCCAATAAAAAAATCCGCTACACCCTACACGCTTTAGTGGTAGGCTTGAATGAAGAAGATAAAGCAAAACTCCACCAAATCACAGAACCTTTTAAAGAATTTGCTGCTTTAGAAGTGAAAGATATTGAACCTTTTTTAGATACTATCCCTAACCCTTTTGATGAGGATTTCACCAAGCGTTTTTCTAAAATGGTGTTAGTGAAATATTTTCTAGCGGATTTGTTCCCTAAATATTCTAAAATGGTGTGGAGCGATGTGGACGTTATCTTTTGCAATGAATTTAGCGCTGATTTCTTAAACATTAAAGAAGATGATGAGAATTATTTTTATGGGGTTTTAGAAGTTGAAAAGCACCACATGATGGAAGGGTTTTTGTTTTGTAATTTAGATTACCAACGCAAGAAAAATTTCACCTTAAGAATGCATGAGATTTTAAAGGGGAATGAGGCTAAAGGGGAGTTGGATTTTACAAAATGGTGTTGGCCTAACATGAAAGCTTTGGGGATTGAGTATTGCGTTTTCCCTTATTATTACACCATTAAAGATTTTTCTAATGCGTATTTAAACGAGAATTACAAGAAAACCATTTTAGAGGTGCGAGAAAACCCTACTATTATCCACTATGACGCTTGGTGGGGAGCGGTGAAGCCTTGGGACTATCCTTTTGGTTTAAAAGCGGATTTGTGGCTGAACGCTTTGGCTAAAACCCCATTTATGAGCGATTACACTAAGAAAATGCACACCAATGAGAGCTTTTATACCACAAAAATGGCTGAGCAGCATTATTTTTCTTCAGTAAAGTCTTCAAAAGAAATTGTTTTTAAGGCTCCGTATTTGTTTTTCAAATCGTATCTGTTTGTTGTGTTTAAAGAAAGGAAAATCCATTCAAGAGCTTTTGAATTAACTTGTAATTTAGTGAAAAAATTTTTCAATAAGCTTATTTATTTTGGGTTTTTTATGCCTAAAGCGTTAGCCAAAAGGGTGGTTAGTAAGATCCTTAGAGTTTTAGGGCTTCATGGGATTGTGAAAAAAATCTTAATCAAGCTCTTAAAAAAGGGATAG
- a CDS encoding pyruvate flavodoxin oxidoreductase subunit gamma, with protein sequence MFQIRWHARAGQGAITGAKGLADVISKTGKEVQAFASYGSAKRGAAMMAYNRIDDEPILNHERFMQPDYVLVIDPGLVFIENIFANEKEDTTYIITSYLNKEELFEKKPELKTRKVFLVDCLKISMETLKRPIPNTPMLGALMKVSGMLEIGAFKEAFKKVLGKKLTQEVIDANMLAIQRAYEEVQ encoded by the coding sequence ATGTTTCAAATTAGATGGCATGCGCGAGCGGGTCAAGGCGCAATCACTGGCGCTAAAGGGCTGGCTGATGTGATTTCAAAAACAGGTAAAGAAGTGCAAGCGTTCGCTTCCTATGGTTCAGCTAAAAGGGGGGCTGCTATGATGGCTTATAACCGCATTGATGATGAGCCTATTTTAAACCATGAACGCTTCATGCAGCCTGATTATGTGCTAGTGATTGATCCGGGTTTGGTTTTCATTGAAAACATCTTCGCTAATGAAAAAGAAGACACGACCTATATCATCACCAGCTATCTTAACAAAGAAGAATTGTTTGAAAAAAAACCTGAATTAAAAACCCGTAAGGTGTTTTTAGTGGATTGTTTAAAAATCTCTATGGAAACCTTAAAACGCCCCATCCCTAACACGCCCATGCTAGGGGCGCTAATGAAAGTGTCTGGCATGCTTGAAATTGGGGCTTTTAAAGAAGCTTTTAAGAAAGTTTTAGGCAAAAAGCTCACGCAAGAAGTCATTGATGCTAACATGCTCGCTATCCAAAGAGCTTATGAAGAAGTTCAATAA
- a CDS encoding glucose-6-phosphate dehydrogenase, translating into MLDFDLVLFGATGDLAMRKLFVSLYEIYTHYGFKEDSRIIASGRKELSNEEFLALLCEKTQLHSREKGEEFLAHISYFCVRLDNPKDFEELSKIATKNKPLIFYFSISPSFFATTAQHLAKNALNHANTRLILEKPLGHDLKTCKEIFQSISAFFKEEQIFRIDHYLGKKGVQNILELRLNNPILNILWDQISAVEICVYETLGVEERGEFYDKIGALRDMVQNHLLQVLSLIATDLPNDLKDLRKEKIKVLKTLQPPKDFKKQVIRAQYQGYRDENKVNKESQTETFVAIKAFLDTPKFKGVPFYIKHAKKMPHNQASVKIHFNAVNTLEFFLSQDKITLTLKDNQNPLILETHNKQEFLQPYAKLLYDAIQNNHNNFAHQLELEASWVFIDTLIEGFMNNATPLYSYESHNLNESEFLKPLYQ; encoded by the coding sequence ATGTTGGATTTTGATTTGGTTCTTTTTGGCGCGACTGGGGATTTAGCCATGCGAAAGCTCTTTGTTTCGCTCTATGAAATTTATACCCATTATGGTTTTAAAGAAGATTCTAGAATTATCGCATCGGGGCGTAAGGAACTATCCAATGAAGAGTTTTTAGCGCTTCTTTGCGAAAAGACACAACTGCATTCAAGAGAAAAGGGTGAGGAATTTTTAGCCCATATCAGTTATTTTTGCGTTCGTTTGGATAACCCTAAAGACTTTGAAGAACTGAGTAAAATCGCTACAAAAAATAAACCCTTGATTTTCTACTTTTCTATCTCCCCTAGTTTTTTTGCAACGACCGCCCAACATTTGGCCAAAAACGCGCTCAATCACGCTAACACTCGTTTGATTTTAGAAAAGCCTTTAGGGCATGATTTAAAGACTTGTAAAGAGATTTTCCAAAGCATTAGTGCTTTTTTTAAAGAAGAACAAATCTTTAGAATCGATCATTATTTAGGGAAAAAGGGCGTTCAAAATATCCTTGAATTGCGCCTAAATAACCCTATCTTAAACATTTTATGGGATCAAATCAGCGCGGTTGAAATCTGCGTGTATGAGACTTTAGGGGTGGAAGAAAGGGGCGAATTTTACGATAAAATTGGGGCTTTAAGGGATATGGTTCAAAACCATCTCTTGCAAGTTTTATCCCTTATCGCTACAGATTTACCCAACGATTTAAAAGACTTGAGGAAAGAAAAAATCAAAGTTTTAAAAACCTTACAACCCCCCAAAGATTTCAAAAAACAAGTTATTCGGGCCCAGTATCAAGGCTATAGAGATGAAAATAAGGTTAATAAAGAGAGCCAGACAGAAACTTTTGTCGCTATTAAAGCCTTTTTGGATACGCCTAAATTTAAAGGAGTGCCTTTCTATATTAAGCACGCTAAAAAAATGCCCCACAACCAAGCGAGCGTGAAAATCCATTTTAATGCGGTCAATACGCTAGAATTTTTCCTCTCTCAAGATAAAATCACCCTCACCCTAAAAGACAATCAAAACCCCCTTATTTTAGAAACCCACAACAAACAAGAATTTTTACAGCCCTACGCTAAATTGCTCTATGATGCGATACAAAATAACCACAATAATTTCGCCCACCAGTTGGAATTAGAAGCGTCATGGGTTTTTATTGACACGCTCATAGAGGGTTTTATGAATAACGCCACGCCCTTATATTCCTATGAAAGCCATAATCTCAACGAATCAGAATTTTTAAAACCACTCTATCAATAA
- the edd gene encoding phosphogluconate dehydratase yields the protein MPKHSLEQIKEKITERSKKTRELYLENIFNPKNQPKIESLGCANIAHVTASMPEHLKMPLGSHKRKHFAIITAYNDMLSAHQPFKNYPDLIKKELQEHNAYASVASGVPAMCDGITQGYEGMELSLFSRDVIALSTAVGLSHNVFDGAFFLGVCDKIVPGLLIGALSFGNLASVFVPSGPMVSGIENYKKAKARQDFAMGKINREELLKVEMQSYHDVGTCTFYGTANSNQMMMEFMGLHVANSSFINPNNPLRKVLVEESAKRLASGKVLPLAKLIDEKSILNALIGLMATGGSTNHTLHLIAIARSCGVILNWDDFDAVSNLIPLLAKVYPNGSADVNAFEACGGLAFVIKELLKEGLLFEDTHTIMDTETQKGMQNYTKTPFLENDQLVYKDAVSHSLNTDILRPVSEPFAANGGLKILKGNLGRAVIKISAIKDEHRKVKARAIVFKTQSEFLERFKNKELERDFVAVLPFQGPKSNGMPELHKLTTNLGALQDMGYKVALVTDGRMSGASGKVPSAIHLSPEGALNGAIIKIKDGDWIELDAPNNALNVLEKDFEKRGINPLFLETLENLEKPTFGLGRELFTSLRLNVNTAEEGGMSFGIKV from the coding sequence ATGCCTAAGCATTCTTTAGAACAAATCAAAGAAAAAATTACAGAGCGTAGCAAAAAAACCAGAGAGCTTTATTTAGAAAATATCTTTAACCCTAAAAACCAGCCCAAGATTGAGAGCTTGGGTTGCGCGAATATTGCGCATGTTACAGCGAGCATGCCAGAGCATTTAAAAATGCCTTTAGGTTCGCATAAAAGAAAGCATTTTGCGATTATCACGGCTTATAACGACATGCTTTCAGCCCACCAACCTTTTAAAAATTACCCTGATTTGATTAAAAAAGAGTTGCAAGAACATAACGCTTATGCGAGCGTTGCTAGTGGGGTGCCAGCGATGTGTGATGGTATCACGCAGGGTTATGAGGGAATGGAATTGAGCTTATTCAGCAGAGATGTGATCGCTTTAAGCACCGCCGTAGGGTTAAGCCATAATGTTTTTGACGGGGCGTTTTTTTTGGGCGTGTGCGATAAAATCGTGCCAGGCTTGCTTATAGGAGCGTTAAGTTTTGGGAATTTAGCGAGCGTGTTTGTGCCAAGCGGGCCTATGGTGAGCGGGATAGAAAATTATAAAAAAGCCAAAGCGCGCCAAGATTTTGCAATGGGAAAAATCAACAGAGAAGAGCTTTTAAAAGTGGAAATGCAAAGCTATCATGATGTGGGCACTTGCACTTTTTATGGCACGGCTAATTCTAATCAAATGATGATGGAGTTTATGGGGTTGCATGTGGCTAATTCTAGCTTTATCAACCCTAACAACCCCTTACGGAAGGTTTTAGTAGAAGAGAGTGCCAAAAGATTAGCGAGCGGGAAAGTCCTGCCTTTAGCCAAACTCATTGATGAAAAAAGCATTCTTAACGCTCTCATAGGCTTAATGGCAACAGGAGGTTCTACTAACCACACTTTGCATTTGATCGCTATCGCTAGATCTTGTGGGGTGATCCTCAATTGGGACGATTTTGACGCAGTTTCTAACCTCATACCCCTTTTAGCTAAAGTCTATCCTAACGGATCAGCGGATGTGAACGCTTTTGAAGCGTGTGGGGGATTAGCGTTTGTGATTAAAGAATTATTAAAAGAGGGGCTTTTATTTGAAGACACTCATACCATCATGGATACAGAAACGCAAAAAGGCATGCAAAATTACACCAAAACCCCCTTTTTAGAAAACGACCAATTGGTGTATAAAGACGCTGTTAGTCATAGCTTGAATACGGATATTTTACGCCCTGTGAGCGAGCCTTTCGCCGCTAATGGGGGGCTTAAAATCTTAAAGGGTAATTTGGGGCGGGCCGTGATTAAAATCTCAGCCATTAAAGATGAGCATAGGAAAGTTAAGGCTAGAGCGATTGTTTTTAAAACCCAAAGCGAATTTTTAGAACGCTTTAAAAATAAAGAATTAGAAAGGGACTTTGTGGCGGTCTTGCCTTTCCAAGGGCCTAAATCTAACGGCATGCCAGAATTGCACAAACTCACCACGAATTTAGGGGCTTTGCAGGATATGGGCTATAAGGTCGCGCTCGTTACTGATGGGCGCATGAGCGGGGCGAGCGGGAAAGTGCCTAGCGCGATCCATTTAAGCCCTGAGGGAGCGTTAAATGGGGCGATCATTAAGATTAAAGATGGCGATTGGATAGAATTAGACGCTCCTAATAACGCCTTGAATGTGCTTGAAAAGGATTTTGAAAAGAGAGGTATCAACCCCTTGTTTTTAGAAACCTTAGAAAATTTAGAAAAGCCTACTTTTGGGCTGGGTAG
- a CDS encoding outer membrane protein gives MNETMVKILMGMALLSSLQATEAELDEKSKKPKLADRNTFYLGVGYQLSAINTSFSTESVDKSYFMTGNGFGVVLGGKFVAKTQAVEHVGFRYGLFYDQTFSSHKSYISTYGLEFSGLWDAFNSQKMFLGLEFGLGIAGATYMPGGAMHGVIAQNLGKENSLFQLLAKVGFRFGFFHNEITFGLKFPFIPNKRTEIVDGLSATTLWHRLPVAYFNYIYNF, from the coding sequence ATGAATGAAACAATGGTTAAAATATTGATGGGCATGGCGTTATTATCATCGCTTCAAGCCACAGAGGCAGAGCTTGATGAAAAATCAAAAAAACCTAAATTAGCGGACAGGAACACATTTTATTTAGGGGTTGGGTATCAACTTAGCGCGATCAACACATCGTTTAGCACCGAGTCTGTAGATAAATCGTATTTCATGACCGGCAATGGCTTTGGTGTGGTGTTAGGGGGGAAATTTGTGGCTAAAACGCAAGCTGTAGAGCATGTGGGTTTTCGTTACGGGTTGTTTTATGATCAGACCTTTTCTTCTCACAAATCCTATATTTCTACCTATGGTTTAGAATTTAGCGGTTTGTGGGACGCTTTCAATTCGCAAAAGATGTTTTTAGGGTTAGAATTTGGCTTAGGCATCGCTGGGGCGACTTACATGCCAGGAGGGGCTATGCATGGGGTTATCGCTCAGAATTTAGGCAAAGAAAATTCGCTTTTTCAATTGCTTGCGAAAGTGGGTTTTCGTTTTGGCTTTTTCCACAATGAAATCACTTTCGGGTTGAAATTCCCTTTCATTCCTAACAAAAGAACTGAAATCGTTGATGGCTTGAGCGCGACTACTTTATGGCACCGCTTACCGGTCGCTTATTTCAATTATATCTATAATTTTTAG
- the pgl gene encoding 6-phosphogluconolactonase, with product MGYQLFEFENLEDCHKALTERFKEFFNTALKKHHQVSIAFSGGRSPIGLLQKLSVLDLKWHECLISLVDERIIDTSHKDSNTKLLHDYLLQNNALKASFNPLLPKKISSDTNALFHFANQHFKQPHLAILGMGTDGHTASLFPETSAFLNEEKENIVLTKPANAPYERLSMSVNALENCEKLFLSVSGVEKREVLEKALKESAPYSLPIARILHSQKVTTEVFYAKN from the coding sequence ATGGGTTATCAATTGTTTGAATTTGAAAATTTAGAAGATTGCCACAAGGCTTTAACAGAGCGTTTTAAAGAATTTTTTAACACCGCTTTAAAAAAGCATCATCAAGTTTCTATCGCTTTTTCTGGGGGCCGTTCGCCCATTGGTTTGTTGCAAAAATTAAGCGTTTTAGATCTCAAATGGCATGAGTGTTTAATCAGTTTGGTAGATGAACGCATTATAGACACAAGCCACAAGGATAGCAACACCAAATTATTACATGATTACTTGTTGCAAAATAACGCCTTAAAAGCTTCTTTCAACCCACTTTTGCCCAAAAAGATTTCTAGCGATACAAACGCGCTTTTTCATTTTGCTAACCAGCATTTCAAACAGCCTCATTTAGCCATTTTGGGCATGGGGACTGATGGGCATACGGCTAGCCTTTTTCCTGAAACGAGTGCTTTTTTAAACGAAGAAAAAGAAAATATCGTCTTAACTAAGCCAGCTAACGCTCCTTATGAGCGCTTGAGCATGTCTGTTAACGCCTTAGAAAATTGCGAAAAACTTTTCTTAAGCGTTAGTGGGGTAGAAAAAAGGGAGGTTTTAGAAAAGGCTTTAAAAGAAAGTGCTCCCTATTCTCTGCCGATTGCTCGGATTTTACATTCTCAAAAAGTTACCACGGAGGTGTTTTATGCCAAAAACTGA
- a CDS encoding glycosyltransferase produces the protein MTSASNHSFKEQDFHIPIAFAFDKNYLIPAGACLYSLLESIAKANKKIRYTLHALVVGLNEEDKAKLHQITEPFKEFAALEVKDIEPFLDTIPNPFDEDFTKRFSKMVLVKYFLADLFPKYSKMVWSDVDVIFCNEFSADFLNIKEDDENYFYGVYDKIYPYEGFFYCNLTCQRKNQFCKKILETMHTQKIDKEPQLTEFCRSKIAPLKIEYCIFPHYYSLSEEHLRGVVNAIYHNTIKQALREPIVIQYDSHPYFQIKPWTYPFGLKADLWLNALAKTPFMSDWSYLITGDGEIGSEKWHYYHSIIAYHYYFPLWKTEEQIAHDAFKTFLNHYSLHIHEIPKNARQRLFKHCFSIPLKSLISKTLKILGLHGIVKKILLKLLKKS, from the coding sequence ATGACTTCAGCTTCAAATCATTCTTTCAAAGAACAAGATTTTCATATTCCTATCGCTTTTGCTTTTGATAAGAATTACCTCATTCCTGCGGGCGCGTGTCTTTATTCCTTGCTAGAAAGCATCGCTAAAGCCAATAAAAAAATCCGCTACACCCTACACGCTTTAGTGGTAGGCTTGAATGAAGAAGATAAAGCAAAACTCCACCAAATCACAGAACCTTTTAAAGAATTTGCTGCTTTAGAAGTGAAAGATATTGAACCTTTTTTAGATACTATCCCTAACCCTTTTGATGAGGATTTCACCAAGCGTTTTTCTAAAATGGTGTTAGTGAAATATTTTCTAGCGGATTTGTTCCCTAAATATTCTAAAATGGTGTGGAGCGATGTGGACGTTATCTTTTGCAATGAATTTAGCGCTGATTTCTTAAACATTAAAGAAGATGATGAGAATTATTTTTATGGGGTTTATGACAAAATATACCCGTATGAAGGCTTTTTTTATTGTAACTTAACTTGCCAGCGAAAAAATCAATTTTGTAAAAAAATACTAGAAACCATGCACACACAAAAAATAGATAAAGAACCGCAATTAACAGAATTTTGTCGATCAAAGATCGCACCATTAAAAATAGAGTATTGCATTTTCCCACACTATTATAGTCTTTCTGAAGAGCATTTAAGGGGTGTGGTCAATGCAATTTATCATAACACCATTAAACAAGCCTTAAGAGAACCTATCGTTATACAATACGACTCCCATCCTTATTTTCAAATAAAACCTTGGACATATCCTTTTGGTTTAAAAGCGGATTTATGGCTGAACGCTTTGGCTAAAACCCCTTTTATGAGCGATTGGTCTTATTTGATTACAGGAGATGGGGAGATAGGCAGCGAAAAATGGCACTACTACCATAGCATTATCGCTTACCATTACTACTTCCCTTTATGGAAAACAGAAGAACAGATCGCCCATGACGCTTTTAAGACCTTTTTAAATCATTATTCTTTACACATTCATGAGATTCCCAAAAACGCAAGACAAAGACTATTTAAACACTGCTTTTCAATACCACTCAAGAGTCTTATTAGTAAAACCCTTAAAATCCTAGGGCTTCATGGGATTGTTAAAAAAATCCTACTCAAGCTCTTAAAAAAGAGCTAG
- a CDS encoding NAD(P)-dependent alcohol dehydrogenase has translation MRVQSKGFAIFSKDGHFKPHDFSRHAVGPKDVLIDILYAGICHSDIHSAYSEWKEGIYPMIPGHEIAGVIKEVGKEVKKFKVGDVVGVGCFVNSCKACKPCKEHQEQFCAKVVFTYDCLDSFHDNEPHMGGYSNNIVVDENYVISVDKNAPLEKVAPLLCAGITTYSPLKFSKVTKGTKVGVAGFGGLGSMAVKYAVAMGAEVSVFARNEHKKQDALSMGVKHFYTDPKQCKEELDFIISTIPTHYDLKDYLKLLTYNGDLALVGLPPVEVAPVLSVFDFIFLGNRKVYGSLIGGIKETQEMMDFSVKHNIYPEIDLILGKDIDTAYHNLTHGKAKFRYVIDMKKSFD, from the coding sequence ATGAGAGTTCAATCTAAAGGTTTTGCTATTTTTTCTAAAGACGGGCATTTCAAACCCCATGATTTTAGTCGCCATGCTGTAGGCCCTAAAGATGTGCTGATTGACATTCTTTATGCAGGGATTTGTCATAGCGATATTCATAGCGCTTATAGCGAATGGAAAGAAGGCATTTATCCTATGATTCCTGGGCATGAAATTGCTGGGGTCATCAAAGAAGTGGGTAAGGAAGTTAAGAAATTTAAGGTTGGCGATGTGGTGGGCGTGGGCTGTTTTGTCAATTCATGCAAGGCGTGTAAGCCTTGTAAAGAACACCAAGAGCAGTTTTGTGCCAAAGTGGTATTCACTTACGATTGTTTGGATTCTTTCCATGACAACGAACCCCACATGGGCGGATACTCTAATAATATTGTCGTGGATGAAAACTATGTGATTAGCGTGGATAAAAACGCTCCTTTAGAAAAAGTAGCCCCCTTGCTTTGCGCGGGCATCACCACTTATTCACCCTTGAAATTTTCTAAGGTTACTAAAGGCACAAAAGTTGGTGTCGCTGGGTTTGGTGGGCTAGGAAGCATGGCGGTTAAATACGCTGTGGCTATGGGGGCTGAAGTGAGCGTTTTTGCAAGAAATGAACACAAAAAACAAGACGCTTTAAGCATGGGGGTTAAACATTTCTACACTGACCCTAAACAATGCAAAGAAGAATTGGATTTTATCATTTCAACCATTCCTACCCATTATGATTTAAAAGACTACCTCAAGCTCTTAACTTATAATGGCGATCTAGCCCTTGTGGGACTCCCCCCTGTAGAAGTCGCTCCAGTGCTTAGCGTTTTTGATTTTATCTTTTTAGGCAATCGCAAGGTTTATGGCTCATTGATTGGGGGCATTAAAGAAACCCAAGAGATGATGGATTTTTCTGTCAAACACAATATTTACCCTGAAATAGATTTGATTTTAGGCAAGGATATTGACACCGCTTATCACAACCTAACCCATGGGAAAGCGAAATTCCGCTATGTGATTGATATGAAAAAATCGTTTGATTAA